The following are from one region of the Fusarium keratoplasticum isolate Fu6.1 chromosome 4, whole genome shotgun sequence genome:
- a CDS encoding HIT domain-containing protein → MASAAGCIFCRIIKGEIPCFKLFESDKTLAFLDIGPLSKGHALVIPKYHGEKLADIPDDHLSEVLPTLKKIVNATGATDYNILQNNGAIAHQEVKHVHFHMIPKPNEKEGLGIGWPTQSPDMDALKAYYEEVKSRI, encoded by the exons TTGCATCTTCTGCCGCATCATCAAGG GTGAAATCCCTTGCTTCAAGCTGTTTGAGAGCGACAAGACCCTCGCTTTCCTCGACATTGGCCCCCTCAGCAAGGGTCATGCT CTCGTCATCCCCAAGTACCACggcgagaagctggccgacATTCCCGATGATCATCTCTCTGAGGTCCTG CCCACCCTCAAGAAGATTGTCAACGCAACCGGTGCCACCGACTACAACATCCTTCAGAACAACGGCGCGATCGCCCACCAGGAGGTTAAGCAC GTTCACTTCCACATG ATCCCCAAGCCcaacgagaaggagggtCTCGGCATCGGATGGCCTACCCAGTCACCCGACATGGATGCGCTCAAGGCATACTACGAGGAGGTCAAGTCCAGGATTTGA